A genomic segment from Natator depressus isolate rNatDep1 chromosome 19, rNatDep2.hap1, whole genome shotgun sequence encodes:
- the AUNIP gene encoding aurora kinase A- and ninein-interacting protein, which yields MKCVRKRSTAEQFETCGIWLDTAKLKKRKIQTLVSKPTSNTPNPLLERNCNSHISVNFTQTRLSQPHTRQTTISSFFSIQPTGEKDDEENLKPYPLMSNKTHLGKGSDFLAASSMKNLGAAKLEEVQAPTLSPQEDNIQECSQLLEQNTQGLSIPLVNYTFPQAQANSRSECTAIARTSAGETEDSLSINFTQDSEGNRVLAHRNSADSFTGSVSVANGIISSKSESYWIGEKEAHLCSKRGITRVGLKPKHLMKQGRRRCKNLPPCGISFMDFSEVENISPAPKGNEGQQTNCPLSQGRTAKTELLRDSSQNFADFWTRNSHNMAGSAEEQGDSKSSSTTQLFTQDSEGYRVISHQRFYESVRSPLQKKYLQDKTNFVQRVPSPPSVDCFKVYSSGALDRTPLATTAINLCEPESCYDLLFTEDSEGNRIIKH from the exons ATGAAATGTGTAAGAAAAAGAAGCACTGCGGAGCAGTTCGAGACTTGTGGCATCTGGCTGGACACTGCAAAGTTAAAGAAGCGCAAAATACAG ACTCTTGTATCCAAGCCAACTTCAAACACGCCAAATCCACTTCTTGAGAGGAACTGTAATAGTCACATTTCAGTTAATTTTACTCAGACAAGACTTTCTCAGCCACACACCAGGCAAACTACCATCTCTTCGTTCTTCAGCATTCAACCAACAG GTGAAAAGGATGATGAAGAAAACTTAAAGCCATATCCTCTTATGTCAAATAAAACACACCTAGGAAAAGGCTCTGATTTCTTGGCTGCCTCTTCTATGAAGAACTTGGGAGCTGCTAAGTTAGAGGAAGTCCAGGCACCAACCTTGAGCCCTCAGGAGGACAACATTCAGGAGTGTAGCCAGCTGCTTGAACAAAACACACAAGGCTTGAGCATTCCCCTGGTGAATTATACCTTCCCACAAGCACAGGCTAACAGCAGGAGTGAGTGCACAGCCATTGCAAGGACCTCTGCTGGTGAGACAGAAGACTCTCTCTCCATAAACTTCACCCAGGATTCAGAAGGCAATAGGGTTCTAGCTCACAGGAATTCAGCTGACTCATTCACTGGAAGTGTTTCTGTAGCAAATGGGATAATTTCAAGCAAGAGCGAGAGTTATTGGATAGGTGAGAAAGAGGCCCATTTGTGCTCCAAGAGGGGGATAACTAGAGTGGGTCTCAAACCTAAACACCTGATGAAGCAAGGTAGGAGGAGATGCAAAAACCTGCCCCCTTGTGGAATTTCTTTCATGGATTTCTCAGAGGTTGAGAATATAAGTCCTGCTCCCAAGGGTAACGAAGGCCAGCAGACCAATTGTCCTCTCTCCCAGGGGCGAACAGCTAAAACAGAGCTTTTGAGAGACAGTAGTCAAAATTTTGCTGACTTTTGGACAAGAAACTCTCACAATATGGCTGGTTCAGCAGAAGAGCAGGGGGATAGTAAGAGTAGTTCTACCACACAGTTGTTTACCCAGGATTCAGAGGGATACAGAGTCATTTCTCACCAGCGCTTCTATGAGAGTGTCAGATCTCCTTTGCAGAAAAAGTATCTACAGGACAAAACCAATTTTGTCCAGAGGGTGCCTAGCCCACCCTCTGTGGATTGCTTTAAAGTTTATTCTTCAGGGGCATTGGACAGGACTCCTTTAGCTACTACAGCCATTAATTTATGTGAGCCTGAGTCATGCTATGATTTGCTATTCACAGAGGATTCAGAAGGAAATAGAATTATCAAACATTGA
- the PAQR7 gene encoding membrane progestin receptor alpha: protein MATIVPEKLTRLFINVQQLWQVPRLLETAFPSPPCTVGTSDVPEVFWKPYIHTGYRPLNRTWKYYFLTLFQQHNEAVNVWTHLVAALILLLRFQRLSQTVDFVSDPHAHPLFIIVIASITYLTFSTLAHLLQAKSEFWHYSFFFMDYVGVAIYQYGSALVHYYYAIEPDWHARIMGFYMPGAALLAWLSCAGSCYAKYRYHQLPRHLSRVCQEMPLGLAYALDISPVIHRLYTVQPSEQADPALLYHKCQVLFFLIGAFFFSYPYPEKWFPGKCHFFGQGHQIFHVFLVLCTLAQVQAVALDYESRREIYTSLHGDQTHHFSALCFFTVACCLLTAAYMTSKVKCKLNCKGE from the coding sequence ATGGCAACCATTGTCCCGGAAAAACTTACTCGCCTTTTCATTAATGTGCAGCAGCTTTGGCAGGTCCCCAGGCTGCTGGAAACGGCATTCCCCTCGCCTCCCTGCACCGTGGGCACCTCAGATGTGCCTGAGGTCTTCTGGAAACCCTACATTCACACCGGCTACAGACCCCTCAACCGGACCTGGAAGTATTACTTCTTGACGCTTTTCCAGCAGCACAACGAAGCTGTCAACGTGTGGACTCACCTCGTGGCTGCGCTAATCCTGCTGTTGAGGTTCCAGCGGCTTTCCCAGACGGTGGATTTTGTGAGCGATCCTCATGCCCATCCCTTGTTCATCATTGTCATTGCTTCTATCACCTACCTAACCTTCAGCACCCTGGCTCACCTTCTCCAAGCCAAATCAGAGTTCTGGCATTATAGCTTCTTTTTCATGGACTATGTGGGAGTAGCCATTTACCAGTACGGCAGTGCCTTGGTGCATTACTACTATGCCATTGAGCCAGACTGGCATGCAAGGATCATGGGGTTTTACATGCCGGGGGCTGCTTTGCTAGCTTGGTTATCGTGTGCAGGTTCCTGTTATGCTAAATATAGATACCATCAGCTTCCCCGCCATCTGAGCAGGGTGTGTCAAGAAATGCCCTTGGGCCTGGCATATGCTCTAGACATTAGCCCAGTAATTCACCGGCTCTACACTGTTCAGCCCTCCGAGCAGGCAGATCCAGCCCTTTTATACCACAAATGCCAGGTGCTGTTTTTCCTTATCGGTGCTTTTTTCTTCTCGTACCCTTATCCAGAGAAATGGTTTCCAGGGAAATGTCATTTCTTTGGGCAGGGGCATCAGATCTTCCACGTGTTTCTGGTGCTGTGCACCCTAGCCCAGGTGCAGGCGGTGGCTCTGGACTATGAGTCAAGGAGGGAGATCTACACCAGTCTGCACGGTGACCAGACTCAccatttctctgccctgtgcttcTTCACCGTAGCCTGCTGCCTCCTCACTGCCGCTTACATGACCAGCAAAGTGAAGTGCAAACTGAATTGCAAAGGAGAATGA